A genomic region of Aureimonas populi contains the following coding sequences:
- a CDS encoding acyl-CoA thioesterase: protein MDAQEETPRGELTVRVPAMPADANAAGDIFGGWVMSQMDLAAGIRGAERAGGRVVTMAVNSLVFRRPVKVGDVLCVYTSVESIGRSSMTLAVEAFARRYVNHERVKVTEGTFVKVALDGEGRPTPVPAEPPSLP, encoded by the coding sequence ATGGATGCACAAGAGGAAACGCCGCGCGGAGAGCTGACCGTCCGCGTTCCCGCCATGCCGGCCGACGCCAATGCGGCGGGCGACATCTTCGGGGGCTGGGTCATGTCGCAGATGGACCTGGCCGCCGGCATCCGCGGCGCCGAGCGCGCGGGCGGGCGGGTCGTCACCATGGCCGTCAACAGCCTCGTCTTCCGCCGCCCCGTGAAGGTGGGCGACGTCCTGTGCGTCTACACAAGTGTCGAATCGATCGGGCGAAGCTCCATGACGCTGGCGGTGGAAGCGTTCGCGCGCCGCTATGTCAATCATGAGCGCGTGAAGGTGACGGAGGGCACCTTCGTCAAGGTGGCGCTCGACGGCGAGGGGCGCCCCACCCCCGTTCCGGCCGAGCCGCCCTCGCTGCCCTGA